atagtacctgtaataacttcatcggaagcctcagcctcgggcctagctggaagagcataacatcggggctggggccCACCACCCTAAaatacatctctgggacggcctgctctaggctggcctccatctctagctgcctgacctccacatataatacctctacctccacctctaccgCCACCCCTAGCTGGTGGAGTGTGTGGCGGAACACCcgatgcctgaaccatagcacgagaaccctgctgTTGTGACTAAGTACCCACCAATCTTGGACAAGCCCTCCGAATATGACCATattcaccacactcaaagcatccactTGAGTGCTGTGGCTGaagaaactgagactgaccctgacgacctgaatgaccaccccgaaaactctagagCACCgttgcactaataggagctggtgctGCACtatagggctgctgatcagagTACTGTATAtgaggaccacgaccacctgaagcgccgtgagaaacctgaagtgctgactggaaaggcctaggaggatggcctctaccatatgaatccctgcctccagacgaggtaccactaagcctgcctgaatgacgaggcctcttatctgacccctgaccacccccctgcgacagaaccatctcaactctcctggccacattggttgcctcctggaaagaaatctcactccatgTTTCCTTAGCCATCAGAAGTTGAATCGGCtaaataagtccctcaatgaacctcctcggcctctctctctcggtgggaagtatgataagagcatgacgggctaagtcgatgaatcatgtctcatactgagtaacagtcatagaaccctgctagagacgctcaaactgcctctgatagatctctctctgagtgatggggagaaacttctccagaaatagctgagcgaactgctcccaagtcaaagctgatgaTCCGGCTGTTCtaaccaagcaataatctctccaacaagtcttggcggatccagacaagcaaaaagtagcaaaatcgaccccattggtctccgctatccctatgttcctgagaacctcatgacagttgtctaaataatcctagggatccttagaagatacaccgctgaaagtagtagtaaagagcttagTGAACCAGTCCAATCTCcataaagcatcggcagacatagctgctccatcatcaGTCTGAGATACCACACCTGGCTGAACTGCTCTAACTGGTTgagttgctggagtctgaaactggggagccatctgctccggagtgcgagtagcaggagtctagcctcctcctccagcctgagagacggttggtgctacaagAACCAAGCCTgcccaggtgacactctccataaggcccactagacgtatcagagcatcttggagtactagggtagcaataaacccctctaggacctgagctgggcctaccggAACTGACTGGGCCGGAActtcatcatcaaagtcaacctgaggctccgccgctggtgttgCTACTCTGGGTTGatctctgcccctacctcggcctctatcacggcctcggcctcaccttccgcccctcgtgggagctgctgctaggggctcgggctgttgatcggtggatgaggaagcgcgtgttctcgccaaatacgaaagaacagagtagaaattcaattagcattgagtaaccaaaccgcacgacaggaaagaataaatgtgaagttttttcctaactttgtagcctctagggataaatacagaagtctctgtaccgatccctcagactctactaagcttgtccgtgaattgtgagacttatgtaacctagagctctgataccaacttgtcacgacccgaatttcccatcatcgggagtcgtgatggtgcctactcgtgaaagctaggcaagccgtgCATTATATATTcactcttttatttagccctttttaactatttaaatcaacatgcgatcaaaagtgaaatattaacgataaataaatatatgCGAAAGACGTAATCTGATAATATAGCCAAAACAAGTACGACAATACCAACATACACCTCTACCAAGAACCaatgtcacaatatcacggaccatatacgaatactacatacaaatgtctagAAAGAAAGGTACAATCTATCTCTGAAATAAATGAAAACAGAacataaagatagaagagaacaccAGGCCTGCgtacgcctgcaggactacctcgggatatCTGAtgggactgaaggcagccacccaaagctatggtccaaaattgccgctccaggatctgcacacagtgcagagtgtagtatcagcacaaccaaccccatgtattggtaagtgtctggcctaaccccggcgaagtagtgacgaggctagaaccagactaccaaataaacctatacaGTTACATAGTATACAACGTATAATAAAACAGAAATAAGCaaataaagatgggagggggacatgctgtgggggaatatcatttaccaataGTAATTTAAGAGGAAACGtaaagaacaatttagaatttatagcaaaataataaggaactcgtaaccaatctTTAAGCACTTTGTATTATCtattattgcggcgcgcaacccgatccaaaacataataacactattgtggcgtgcaacccaatccatatcatttatcactgttatggcgtgcaacccgatccaattatatcattgttgtggcatgcaaccccaTCTAATAATGtcattgttacggcgtgcaacccgatcgaaTTATgtcattattgcggcgtgcaatccgatccaaacataatattgttgcggcgtgcaacccgatctagaTATAATATTGTtatggcgcacaacccgatccacatatacagttctaCACCAATCACAACGAgacccggcaagggatcaataaagaaacaacactatcccggcaagggaatcgacaacaTAAGTAAATATGTCCtggcaagggaaaatcagctataaccaaacttgttccaacatctgaCTACCTCAACTAGTACCAATAcccaatcataagtaatttccacgagaataatcataatcctagctcaacacagaaaatcaacagcctaggcattcgtagtatttataagaacacaacaatttcaatttaagaatcacggtcatgcttgacaccaacgtatagatacttgtcaccatgcatatacatcgtactcaacaagtaacatgtagcaaatacgatataactcttaatccctcaagctaaggttaaaccaaacatttacctcgaacttccacggccaactcaagcctcaaacaccgcttttcctttagaatttggctccaaatcaattgtatctagatataatcaacttaataacatcaataaactctaaacaattcaattccaaggcttaattatagatttcctatcattcttcccaaaaagtcaaaaatcgaccccgggaccgcttagtcaaaacacgaggttcggaccaaaccccgatcacccattcacccacgagccagaatatgtaattagttcaaaaatccgaccccaaaatgaggtctaaatctcaattatacaaaagccctaactctaaccaaatcctaattttctacccctaagaacatgatttaggcctagaaatctaatgggtgttaatggaaattgaagaaaatgagtctaagattacatacctatagATTTGTAGTGAAGTTCTCTttaaaaaatcgcccaatttggagtttggaagaagatgTTATGAAATTTTTATGAAATCCCGTATGTTCTGTTACTGTTTAAAAAtcactgggcaggccttcatagcgttcgcgataggcctgtcgTGTTCGCGATGGGTTAGGCCTAGCTGACCTTCGCATTTGTGGAGCTTCAACTCCtggagccttcgcgttcgcggtcagaCGGCCGCCTTCGCGGTCAGACGGCCACGTTCGCGTAGAACATTTGTGAAACCCCTCCCCCAGGGCTTTAACCTTATGCGTTCGCGAATGCCTggacgcgttcacgaagggtactCGCCCCACAGCCTCACGTTCGCATCCCAAgctccgcgttcgtgaagagcaaACTGGCACTTGAGGAAATTGCCTTACGCATTCACGAGTGTACCACTTGtacgcgaagaacaaaacctcTGTGCAGTGAGACagcaaaaacctgcaatttttccaaagttcaaaaccttccgaaactcacccgagcccgaggggctccaaaccaaatatgcatactaactcaaaaacatcatatgaacttaaccatgcgatcaaatcgccaaaataacctcttaaacaacgaatttagcagagaaatctaagaaaaatctcaaaactttcaaagtatcaattttcacaactacgggtccgaatcacctcaaacgacttttgtttcttaccaaatttcacagactcatcttaaaccacatataagacctataccgggctcctgaactaaaatacgggcccataacatcaagttttaaacacgtttcatttccaaaactcataaaaattacataaaataattttctttaaaaaattcatttctcgggcttgagacctcagaattcgatttcggatatacgcccaagtcccatattttcctacggaccctccgggactatcaaatcacaggtccaggtccgtttacccaaaacattgaccgaagtctaCTTAAATCcgttttaaagtcaaaattcatcatttttcacagtgtttcacataatggctttccggctacgctcccggactgtgcacgtaaaTTGAGGTAATGCCAAAAGAGGTTCTAAAGGCCTCGAAACATAGaatttatttataaaacaagtgatgaccttttgggtcatcacactctactggaagatgtacttcagacttttatggtcagtataaatctcacaagtttcGCTATATAGGTAATTCCTCCAAATTTTTAGAGCAAACACTATTGCAGCCATCTCCAAATCATGTGTAGGATAGTTTTGCTCGTGATTTTTCAATTGTCTCGAAGCATAAGCTATAACGTGGCTATTTTTCATGAGAACACATCCTAATCCCACCCTCGAGGAGTCACAAAATACTATAAATCCTCCCGAACCTAATGGTAAGGCTAATATCGGTGCAGTTGTCAAAcatgttttgagtttttgaaagCTCTGTTCACATTCCTCCGCCCACTGAAACTTTGCATTTTTCTGTGTTAGCTTAGTCAGTGGCGCTACTATTCTGAAGAAATATTGCACAAAATGCCTGTAATAGCCTGCTAAGCCTAAAAAACTGCAAATCTCTATAGGAGAAGTAGGCCTAGGTCATTTCTTCACAGCTTCTATCTTCTTAGAATCTACCATAATTCCATCTTTAGATACCCCATACCCCAGAAATACtaccgaatctagccaaaattcaTACTTCGAGAAGTTAAAATAAAGTCAATGTTCTCGCAATGTCTACAACACAGTCTTGAGATGATCCTCGTGTTCTTCTTGGCTACGagaatatatcaggatatcatcaataaatactattacaAATCTATCTAGAAACAGCTTGAGCACcctattcattaaatccatgaatgcaGTTGGAGAATTAGTCAGTCCGAAAGgcatcacaagaaactcatagtgcctgtatcgagttctgaaagcagtcttagaaatatcttcatctttgattctaaGATGATGATAACCAGAACGgaggtcaatctttgaaaagtAGGAAactccttgtaactgatcaaacatgtcatctatacgaggcaaaggatatttattgTGTATTGTCATCTTGTTCAACTGCATGTAGTTAATGCACATTCTTAaggatccatctttcttctttacgaaCAGCACTGATGATACACTAGGTCTCATAAAACCCTTATCTAGCAAATCTTGTAACTATTAGTTTAGCTccctcaactctgctggtgccattcgTTATAGAGGTATTGATATGGGCTGTGTGTCAAGtggcaaatcaataccaaagtctatTTCTCGTGCTGAAGGCAGTCCTGGTAAATCCtcaggaaacacatcagaaaattCTCTCACTACTGGTACGTTTTCTATACtaattgtttcctttcttgtgtcGTTTACAATAGCTAAGAGACCCAAGCAACCTTTCTTCAGAATTCGTTGAGCTTTCATAAAAGATACAACTTTGCAAATCTCTGGAACCTAACTCCCTTTTAGAATAAAACTGGGTTTATTTGGTATCTCAAACTTAACTATATTTGCATGACAATCGACCATAACATAGaaagaagataaccaatccattcccatcagcatgtcaaagtcaatcatatcaaATACAATAAGGTCAGCTATAGTATCTCTACCCTCAACCCGAATCTGACAAGCACAATACACGTATTCAGCTAATAGAGACTCTCCAACATGAGTAACAACTAGAAAAGGATCATTCAATAGCTCAGGTTgtctattaaatcttaaagaaaAGTATGAGGACATAGAGGAGtgagtagatcccggatcaatcaacgcaagtGCATCAAATGAACAGACAGAAAGAATACATGTAACCACAGCAATTGAGGCCTGAGCATCCTGTCTAGTAAATGTAAAAACTCTTGCCTGACCTCTACCAGCATTCCCTTGTCCTTGATTCACAGTTGCACGGTCTACAACACCTCGACCTCTATTTTCTGTACCTGTAGCACCTGGAGTATTATGAGTAGTCTGGGTTGGTGCAACTGACTGAATAGAAGCCTAGTTGAAATTTCTTAGAGGTTGAGGGTAATCCCTCAAGTGATGTCCCAACTAGACACACCGAAAGAACTCTCCAGTTAGAACAAGACATTGGCCCAAATATCATCTACCACAGGTCTGGCAGATTGGAGTAGTGTCATATATCTACCCAGAATTACGATGTCCAGATGCTGATGGTCCCATAGTACCATGTCTGTAATGTGGACTGTGAAGACAAGTGTGTCCCTATCTGAGAACCCTATTATTGTTGTCCCTGATTTCCTGGTCTTCGATTTTCACTAAAACCGCCACTGAAAGCGCCTCCTATCTTGGCCTTCTTACGTAAGTCACTAGCTGCACGCTCAACACGTCCCGTGATTTCAATCTTTTTGGCAAGGTTGACTGCATCAGAATAGGATAAAGTCTTCATCTATGGGTCTACTGCAGTGTATAGATGACCAACcaatccatcaacaaacctctgaaCTTGAGCTTCTTCGGTAGGCACTAAGTAAGGAGCATATATAGCCAACTTACAAAACTTAGTGTTATATGTTAACACATCTATATCTGGAGTCTGAACCAATCTCTTAAAGTCTTTAGCATATTTTTGCATCAGGCTATCTGGAAGAAAATAATTCTTGAAAAATTTAGTGAACTCGTCCCATGTCAGGGGCATTGCTCCTGCTGGCCTTCCTAGCAACACAGTTTCATACCATGTATTGGTGATATCCTCTAGTTTGTATGCTACGAGCTCCACGGTTCTCTTACTAGAACATCTTAGAGCATATAATGCCTTGAGTGTCCCATCCAAGAAACTTTGAGGATTTGTTGAATTATCGGAACCTGTAAATTTTAGTGATTTCAATTTCAGGAACTCTTGCAAGGATACCTCCTTATTCCCGAAAGTGTGAGTCTGTGCAGGTGCTTGTGCCTGTAAAGTAACCTAAGGAGCTGAACTTCCACACTGAGTAGGCACCAATACCTCTAACATGTTCAATAACCTTGCCACTGCGTCTGCAAGTAAGGCAACAGTAGGTACAACAGTTGGCACTGGTGGTGGAGCATCTTGAACTCCCTGCCCTTGCACTTGATCTGGCATAGCAGATTTGGGTTGACCCATGTTCCTAACTTCAGGTTGAGGAGCAgcctgtcttctagtttgatgaaTCCCAACTTGACCGCCACCTCGGTAGAACCACGTCCAGCAGATGACAGTGTGTGTGTCCTAGCCATCTACGAAATAAatattccaaagtcaatcacaaaTTATCTCAACGCACTATCAAAGAAtgaaagaagggaaaacattcGTAGATGTTCAGTAGCCTTAAGATCATAAGTATGGGTGCCTACATACCCATGAACAAGATTCTACTAAACATTTCTCCATGACTTGAGACGTAAAGCCTAAGCTCTGATGCCAACTTTGTCACGGCCCAATTTAGGATCGTGACCGACGCAtaggagcaagtgctcccaagtaagcctcatcagtattttacagaaaatcggacagagtttctCCTATTTTTGGACTATCCCAAAAATTTTCTTGTCTAAAAATTAACAATCAACCATCCTAATATCAAACCAAACAGTTCACAACTTATCAATTAACCAAACACAAGTCTCCACCATTACTAATCAACCCACTAACAActagaaatactaatttatctctAATTTCGATAAGAAAGTACAATACTCATTATAAGTctataataacaaaagaatactCAAGACTCTAAAagaatgactatggagcgactcaAAGAATTCAAAAAAAGACCATAAGTATAAATAAAATTTCTGTCCACGCGAACAAGCGCGAGGCTCACCAAGAACAATCAacctgtgcgctctaattaacgaaatcctcgccagcgtcaactgctgtctctataaaaaaaattagcggggagtgagtcgctagctcagtgagtaataacacttaaccacaaccgcTTTTATtagggacaagtcagaaaacatgctagtatatcaaacagaaaataatataaaaatgccctttcagaaacaataaataattttcagtctcatcatgtttttcttgtagtataatacaattaaaaattcAGTAATAAGTTCGATAACCACTGTATAATATTAATATTCACATTTGGGAAGTTTCAATGAAtggatcatgtaatcggtataactgtggaattcttcgcaagaagtcaaatataacggtagtccctactcgagggaaatcggtaacagtatgctagttctaccttcccattAGTGAGGGCTATAACGGCAATCGGTTATTACAAGGTGCACCGGGTCTCGAACCCGCTGTTAGCTATGGTATCCTTAATGTCTACTCCCATTAATACTCTTTCTTGTAAACAGTAAATACTCGTACAAAgcattttcaaaataataaagggCATATAATTGCTTATCAAATCTTGTAGTTTCATTTCAGTAACGGTAATCATGTCTCGGGTAACAGTAAAACATGTCTAGTAATAGTGAGAACATTTTAAATAACTGTTACATctcaagtaacggtaaaacatatctagtaacgatgaaaatatttaatttaattagtAAACATCTAGAGTACACTGTTCGGTACCATATGAAGTAAAGGACTTGTCCCACATACAATTTTAAAGCATCGGtaacacatttttttta
The Nicotiana sylvestris chromosome 11, ASM39365v2, whole genome shotgun sequence DNA segment above includes these coding regions:
- the LOC138880846 gene encoding uncharacterized protein, whose product is MVLWDHQHLDIVILGRYMTLLQSARPVASIQSVAPTQTTHNTPGATGTENRGRGVVDRATVNQGQGNAGRGQARVFTFTRQDAQASIAVVTCILSVCSFDALALIDPGSTHSSMSSYFSLRFNRQPELLNDPFLVVTHVGESLLAEYVYCACQIRVEGRDTIADLIVFDMIDFDMLMGMDWLSSFYVMVDCHANIVKFEIPNKPSFILKGS